One Nycticebus coucang isolate mNycCou1 chromosome 7, mNycCou1.pri, whole genome shotgun sequence genomic window, AATCACCTGGCCTTGCAATAGCAGTGACTGCATCGCTGTGGACACGGTGCTGTGTCCCGCCATGCCCAACAAGAGTGTCCTGCTATACACACTGTCCTTCCTCTACATCTTCATCTTCGTGATCGGCATGATCGCCAACTCTGTGGTAGTCTGGGTGAACGTCCAGGCCAAGACCACTGGCTACGACACACACTGCTACATCCTGAACCTGGCTATCGCAGACCTGTGGGTGGTCATCACCATCCCGGTCTGGGTGGTCAGCCTGGTGCAGCACAACCAGTGGCCCATGGGTGAGCTCACATGCAAGGTCACACACCTCATCTTTTCCATCAACCTGTTTGGCAGCATCTTCTTCCTCACCTGCATGAGCGTGGACCGCTACCTCTCCATCACCTACTTCACCAACACCTCGAACAGCAGGAAGAAGGCCGTGCGTCGCGTCGTCTGCGTGCTGGTGTGGCTGCTGGCCTTCTGTGTGTCCCTGCCCGACACCTACTACCTGAAGACCATCACGTCTGCTTCCAACAACGAGACCTACTGCCGATCCTTCTACCCCGAGCACAGCATCAAGGAGTGGCTGATTGGCATGGAGCTGGTCTCCATCGTCCTGGGCTTCGCCATCCCCTTCTCCATCATTGCTGTCTTCTACTTCCTGCTGGCCAGGGCCATCTCGGCGTCTGGCGACCAGGAGAAGCACAGCAGCCGGAAGATCATCTTCTCCTACGTGGTGGTCTTCCTGGTCTGCTGGCTGCCCTACCACGTGGCGGTGCTGCTGGACATCTTCTCCATCCTGCATTACATCCCCTTCACCTGCCAGCTGGAGCACGGCCTCTTCACGGCCCTGCATGTCACACAGTGTCTGTCCCTGGTGCACTGCTGCGTCAACCCCGTGCTCTACAGCTTCATCAACCGCAACTATAGGTACGAGCTGATGAAGGCCTTCATCTTCAAGTACTCAGCCAAGACAGGCCTCACCAAGCTCATCGATGCCTCCAGAGTCTCTGAAACAGAATACTCTGCTTTGGAGCAGAGCACCAAATGATGCCCCTGCAGGGGCGCTGGGACACGCGTGCTTAGTTTGGATGGGTCATCCAGCCTGCTGTGCAGTTTTACAGTAAAGCACACGAGCTTTGGGTCTTGATGCCTGAGCAGTGCGAAGAAGGGAGGATGTGGCGCTGggcatctttctctctctcttgtgcCGATGTAGCTGTCCCGTGGCTGCACGTTCTGACAGTTGTACAGCGGGCAGAGCAGTGTTTTGCAGCCCTACTGTGTGTCCTAGCCAGCTGCAGCACAGGCTTGCCTGGACTCCTGTAAGATAAGACCTCCTGTGTTCCCGGAATTTGTTTTATATGcgatttgtatttaaattttaagactttattttctcattattggTGTACCTTATAAATGTATTtgaaagttaaaatatattttaaatattgtacgGGAGGTATATAGTGCTGACATATATTCAGAGTGTTGtagttttaaaattagtttgACTTCAAGTTTTGACTAAGGATGACATTAATTGTTAGCTGTTtggaaattatataaatatatatatataaatatatatataaatatataaatatatgccaGTCTTGGCTGAAATGTTTTATTGACCATAGTTTTATATCTGTGTGGTGTTTTGTACCAATGGGGGATATGGAACAAAAACTGCTCTGTAATGCAGTTTGTGACATTAATGGTATTAtaaagttacattaaaaaaaaaaaaaaagaaacaacaaaaaaccgTTCCGGCCTGCAAATCTGTGCACAAAAGGAACAGTTGTAGTTCACAGAGTTCTCTCAatttgtaagttattttttttaataaagatttttgtttccTAAAAATGCATTCCAGTGTCAGTTTTAGAAGCACATTTGGCATTTAGGAGGCATGTATGATCATGACAA contains:
- the ACKR3 gene encoding atypical chemokine receptor 3, whose product is MDLHLFDYPESGNFSEITWPCNSSDCIAVDTVLCPAMPNKSVLLYTLSFLYIFIFVIGMIANSVVVWVNVQAKTTGYDTHCYILNLAIADLWVVITIPVWVVSLVQHNQWPMGELTCKVTHLIFSINLFGSIFFLTCMSVDRYLSITYFTNTSNSRKKAVRRVVCVLVWLLAFCVSLPDTYYLKTITSASNNETYCRSFYPEHSIKEWLIGMELVSIVLGFAIPFSIIAVFYFLLARAISASGDQEKHSSRKIIFSYVVVFLVCWLPYHVAVLLDIFSILHYIPFTCQLEHGLFTALHVTQCLSLVHCCVNPVLYSFINRNYRYELMKAFIFKYSAKTGLTKLIDASRVSETEYSALEQSTK